The following proteins are encoded in a genomic region of Microtus ochrogaster isolate Prairie Vole_2 chromosome 5, MicOch1.0, whole genome shotgun sequence:
- the Tmem42 gene encoding transmembrane protein 42, which translates to MAAGPPTSGAAVSAAAYPDSPVEFPARLRAGAMRSRFWGVLNCLCAGAFGALAAAAAKLAFGGQVNIGLCVLGIIAMASTNSLMWTFFSRGLSFSMSSAIASVTVTCSNILSSAILGYVLYGECQEVLWWGGVFLILCGLTLIHRTLPPTWEASKQQ; encoded by the exons CTACCCCGACTCCCCCGTGGAGTTTCCCGCTCGCCTTCGGGCCGGCGCCATGCGGAGCCGCTTCTGGGGCGTGCTCAACTGTCTGTGCGCCGGCGCGTTCGGGGCCCTGGCGGCCGCCGCCGCCAAGCTGGCCTTCGGCGGGCAG GTGAATATTGGTTTGTGTGTCTTAGGCATTATTGCCATGGCAAGCACCAATTCTCTGATGTGGACCTTCTTCAGCcggggcctcagtttctctatgtCTTCAGCCATTGCATCTGTCACAGTGACGTGTTCGAACATACTCAGCTCG GCCATCTTAGGCTACGTGCTGTACGGAGAGTGCCAGGAGGTCTTGTGGTGGGGAGGGGTGTTCCTCATCCTCTGTGGGCTCACCCTGATCCACAGGACACTCCCACCCACCTGGGAGGCAAGCAAGCAGCAGTGA